The following are encoded in a window of Oreochromis aureus strain Israel breed Guangdong linkage group 10, ZZ_aureus, whole genome shotgun sequence genomic DNA:
- the rnasekb gene encoding ribonuclease kappa-B, with translation MPSLLFCGPKMAACGIVISIWGVIMLAMLGIFFSAKSAVLIEDVPFTEDDIRNDKSPPQNIYSLYNQVGINCFIAAAVYVVVGAISLCQVRLNKRQEYMVT, from the exons ATGCCGTCGTTGCTATTCTGCGGGCCGAAGATGGCCGCGTGCGGGATCGTGATCAGCATCTGGGGCGTCATCATGCTG GCGATGTTGGGAATCTTCTTCAGCGCCAAATCAGCCGTGCTGATCGAGGACGTCCCATTCACTGAGGACGACATCCGTAACGA taaaAGTCCTCCTCAGAACATCTACAGTCTCTACAACCAGGTCGGCATCAACTGCTTCATCGCCGCCGCCGTCTATGTGGTGGTGGGCGCCATCTCGCTCTGCCAGGTCCGACTCAACAAGCGGCAGGAGTACATGGTGACATAA